One region of Polaribacter pectinis genomic DNA includes:
- the folE gene encoding GTP cyclohydrolase I FolE: MITEIIPKEISEKLNGFSFEEVGDDHLFTGLQTPMKANAFEISDEKKKEKIAHLFSEIMDVMGLDLTDDSLQGTPKRVAKMYIDEIFSGLNPANKPKVALFDNKYQYNQMLVEKNITFYSNCEHHFVPIIGKAHVAYISSGKVIGLSKLNRIVQYYAKRPQVQERLTNQIAEELKGILNTEDVAVIIDAKHLCVSSRGIKDDTSSTVTSYFGGKFQNQEKIAELQNTLNY; encoded by the coding sequence ATGATTACAGAAATAATACCAAAAGAAATTTCAGAAAAATTAAACGGCTTTTCATTCGAAGAAGTTGGAGACGACCACTTATTTACGGGTTTACAAACTCCAATGAAAGCGAATGCATTTGAAATTTCTGATGAAAAGAAAAAAGAAAAAATAGCGCATTTATTTTCAGAAATAATGGATGTAATGGGATTGGATTTAACTGATGATTCTTTACAAGGTACTCCAAAAAGAGTTGCCAAAATGTATATTGATGAAATATTCAGCGGATTAAACCCGGCAAATAAACCAAAAGTTGCTTTGTTTGATAACAAATATCAATACAACCAAATGTTGGTGGAAAAAAATATTACTTTCTATTCTAATTGCGAGCATCATTTTGTGCCAATTATTGGAAAAGCACATGTTGCCTATATTTCATCAGGAAAAGTAATCGGACTTTCTAAATTGAACAGAATCGTACAATATTATGCAAAAAGACCGCAAGTTCAAGAAAGATTAACAAACCAAATTGCGGAAGAATTAAAAGGAATTTTAAACACAGAAGATGTTGCAGTAATAATTGATGCAAAACATTTATGTGTTTCTTCAAGAGGAATTAAAGATGATACTTCTTCTACTGTCACCTCTTAT
- a CDS encoding efflux RND transporter periplasmic adaptor subunit, with amino-acid sequence MKNKNVIIYLGILAFGLLLGYFFFGNSSDKTTHNHSETSEKNEMWTCSMHPQIMKTEPGDCPICGMDLIPAENNSEGLMANQFKLTENAMALANIQTSIVGKGKIEKNAIKLSGKIAENENLNTVQVTHYAGRIERLFVASTGEKIRNGQLVARIYSPELFASQQELITASSIKESQPELYKAVRKKLKIKKLTDAQINLIENSGKPIQNFPIYASQTGTITEKMVAEGDHVALGEALFKVSNLSVVWANFDVYENQIHLFKKGQEISITTNNNKEIKAKVDFIDPVLDTKTRTVKLRVVLNNRDNELKPGMFVEGKIKGINSNDEEIVTVPSSAVLWTGKRSLVYIKTNTNETVFEMQEVTLGNRVGEFYEVLEGLKNGDEIVTNGTFTVDAAAQLQGKKSMMNKKGGKVITGHENHPEMEENTSSTTNNFNKNERIKVSKDFQNQLKKVFNEYIILKDALVEDDTKKVISASKKMLENISKVDMKLLKENETHKKWMSLEKEIKEVANSISKTSKIDEQRNHFKNLSLNLISAVQIFGINEKVYVEFCPMANSNKGAYWLSKEEKVINPYYGEKMLTCGEVKQVVE; translated from the coding sequence ATGAAAAATAAAAATGTAATAATTTATTTAGGAATACTTGCTTTTGGGTTGTTGTTAGGCTATTTTTTCTTCGGAAACTCTTCTGATAAAACAACTCATAATCATTCTGAAACATCCGAAAAAAATGAAATGTGGACCTGTTCTATGCATCCACAGATTATGAAAACAGAGCCTGGAGATTGTCCTATTTGTGGAATGGATTTAATTCCTGCAGAAAATAATTCTGAAGGTTTAATGGCAAACCAATTTAAGCTGACAGAAAATGCGATGGCTTTGGCCAATATTCAAACTTCTATTGTTGGCAAAGGTAAAATTGAAAAAAATGCAATTAAATTATCTGGAAAAATTGCAGAAAACGAGAACTTAAATACAGTTCAAGTTACGCATTATGCTGGAAGAATAGAGCGTTTGTTCGTTGCTTCAACTGGCGAAAAGATTAGAAATGGGCAATTAGTAGCAAGGATTTATTCGCCAGAATTATTTGCATCGCAACAAGAACTAATTACTGCATCTTCTATAAAAGAATCGCAACCAGAATTATATAAAGCGGTTCGTAAAAAGCTAAAAATTAAAAAACTGACAGATGCACAAATCAATTTGATAGAAAACTCAGGAAAACCAATTCAGAATTTTCCAATTTATGCTTCACAAACAGGAACAATTACCGAAAAAATGGTAGCAGAAGGAGATCATGTTGCTTTAGGAGAAGCATTGTTTAAAGTTTCGAATCTTTCTGTTGTTTGGGCAAATTTTGATGTGTATGAGAATCAAATTCATCTGTTCAAAAAAGGGCAAGAAATTTCTATAACCACGAATAACAATAAAGAAATAAAGGCAAAAGTAGACTTTATAGACCCAGTTTTAGATACAAAAACAAGAACTGTAAAATTAAGAGTTGTGCTTAATAATCGAGATAATGAATTGAAGCCAGGAATGTTTGTCGAAGGAAAAATTAAAGGAATCAATTCTAATGATGAAGAGATCGTAACAGTTCCATCATCTGCAGTTTTATGGACAGGAAAACGTTCTTTAGTCTATATAAAAACAAATACGAATGAAACTGTTTTTGAAATGCAAGAAGTTACATTGGGTAATAGAGTTGGTGAATTTTACGAAGTTTTAGAAGGCTTAAAAAATGGTGATGAAATTGTAACAAACGGAACTTTTACTGTGGATGCAGCTGCTCAATTACAAGGCAAAAAATCCATGATGAATAAAAAAGGTGGAAAAGTTATTACTGGTCACGAAAATCATCCTGAAATGGAAGAAAACACTTCATCAACAACAAACAATTTCAACAAAAATGAAAGAATAAAAGTATCTAAAGATTTTCAAAATCAATTAAAAAAAGTTTTTAATGAATACATAATTTTAAAAGATGCTTTGGTTGAAGATGATACAAAAAAAGTAATATCAGCATCAAAAAAAATGTTAGAAAACATATCTAAAGTAGATATGAAATTGCTAAAAGAAAATGAAACTCATAAAAAATGGATGTCTTTAGAAAAAGAAATAAAAGAAGTTGCCAATTCAATTTCTAAAACATCAAAAATAGATGAACAAAGAAATCATTTTAAAAACCTTTCGTTAAACTTAATTAGTGCTGTTCAAATATTCGGAATCAATGAAAAAGTATATGTAGAATTTTGTCCAATGGCAAATAGCAATAAAGGTGCCTATTGGTTAAGTAAAGAGGAAAAAGTAATCAACCCTTATTATGGAGAAAAAATGTTAACCTGTGGAGAAGTAAAACAAGTAGTAGAATAA
- a CDS encoding heavy-metal-associated domain-containing protein: protein MKKVILSLVIITATVFTSCKNEGKKETNTNKTEVSKEMATTDISFGVRGNCGMCKSTIEKAAKNVEGVATAAWDVDKKKIDVSFDESKTSEMDIHKAIAASGYDTEKAKGDLNAYDGLPGCCKYDHNMEMNIE from the coding sequence ATGAAAAAAGTAATTTTAAGTTTAGTAATTATTACAGCAACAGTATTTACAAGCTGTAAAAATGAAGGTAAAAAAGAGACAAATACTAATAAAACTGAAGTTTCTAAAGAAATGGCAACAACAGATATTTCTTTTGGTGTAAGAGGAAATTGTGGTATGTGTAAAAGTACTATTGAAAAAGCAGCAAAAAATGTTGAAGGTGTTGCAACTGCAGCTTGGGATGTAGATAAAAAGAAAATTGATGTTTCTTTCGACGAGAGCAAAACAAGTGAAATGGATATTCATAAAGCAATTGCTGCCTCTGGTTACGATACAGAAAAAGCAAAAGGAGATTTAAATGCTTATGATGGTTTGCCTGGTTGTTGTAAATATGATCATAATATGGAAATGAATATTGAATAA
- a CDS encoding cryptochrome/photolyase family protein, translating into MSKKSVHIIFPHQLFKTSEVLDKVDDIIIVEEYLFFNLYKFHQQKIAFHRASMKSYADFLTEKGKKVNYIEAKNELSDVRKLLPKLAKDGVTEIHIIDPTDNWLEKHIQQSKKNLELIWYNNPLFINTKEELSIFFKPTKKKFFQTSFYKSERKNRDILMDGKNHVGGKLTFDDENRKKYPKTKTPPIIQFPAQNKYHKEATKYVNENFSKNYGKLNDFLVYPIDFKSAQEWLQQFFEVRFHEFGTYEDAIVREEHFLNHSLLSPLINVGLLHPKYVIDQAIAFANKNEVPINSTEGFVRQILGWREFIRGVYEVKGTEERNKNFWKFNRKIPKSFYDGTTGIQPIDDVIKKVNKTAYTHHIERLMILGNFMVLCEFDPDEVYQWFMELFIDAYDWVMVPNVYGMSLFADGGLMSTKPYISSSNYIMKMSNYKKGDWQKTWDGLFWTFMDKHRDFFLSNPRLGMLIRTFDKMNQDKKEEHFENAKLFLNQLDHE; encoded by the coding sequence ATGAGTAAGAAATCTGTACATATTATATTTCCGCATCAACTTTTTAAAACTTCTGAAGTATTAGATAAAGTGGATGATATTATTATAGTTGAAGAATATTTGTTTTTCAATCTGTATAAATTTCATCAACAAAAAATTGCTTTTCACAGAGCAAGTATGAAATCTTATGCTGATTTTTTAACCGAAAAAGGAAAAAAAGTAAATTATATTGAGGCTAAAAATGAGTTGAGCGATGTTCGAAAATTACTCCCAAAATTAGCAAAAGACGGTGTTACTGAAATCCATATTATCGATCCAACAGACAATTGGTTAGAAAAACACATTCAACAATCAAAAAAGAATTTAGAATTAATTTGGTATAATAATCCTTTGTTTATCAATACAAAAGAAGAGTTATCCATTTTTTTTAAACCTACAAAAAAGAAATTTTTCCAGACTTCATTTTATAAAAGTGAAAGAAAAAATAGAGATATTTTAATGGATGGAAAAAACCATGTTGGAGGTAAGTTAACTTTTGATGATGAAAACAGAAAGAAATATCCAAAGACAAAAACACCTCCAATAATTCAGTTTCCTGCGCAAAATAAATATCATAAAGAAGCTACAAAATATGTAAATGAAAACTTCTCTAAAAACTACGGAAAACTAAACGATTTTTTAGTATATCCTATCGATTTTAAATCTGCCCAAGAGTGGTTACAACAATTTTTTGAAGTCCGTTTTCACGAATTTGGCACTTATGAAGATGCTATTGTTAGAGAAGAACATTTTTTGAATCACAGTTTATTATCACCTTTAATAAATGTGGGTTTATTACACCCAAAATATGTTATTGACCAAGCTATAGCATTTGCGAATAAAAATGAGGTACCCATAAATTCAACAGAAGGATTTGTACGTCAAATTTTAGGTTGGCGAGAATTTATAAGAGGTGTTTACGAAGTAAAAGGAACTGAAGAACGCAACAAAAACTTTTGGAAATTCAACAGGAAAATTCCAAAATCTTTTTATGATGGTACAACTGGCATTCAACCCATAGATGATGTAATTAAAAAAGTAAATAAAACCGCTTACACACATCACATAGAGCGCTTAATGATTTTAGGAAATTTTATGGTCTTGTGTGAGTTTGACCCAGATGAAGTTTACCAATGGTTTATGGAACTTTTTATTGATGCTTACGATTGGGTAATGGTGCCCAATGTTTATGGAATGAGTTTGTTTGCAGATGGTGGTTTAATGAGCACAAAACCCTACATAAGTAGCAGTAATTACATCATGAAAATGAGCAATTACAAAAAAGGCGATTGGCAAAAAACTTGGGATGGTTTGTTCTGGACTTTTATGGACAAACACAGAGATTTCTTTTTAAGCAACCCAAGATTGGGAATGCTAATTAGAACTTTCGACAAAATGAATCAAGATAAAAAAGAAGAACATTTCGAAAATGCTAAATTATTTTTAAATCAATTAGACCATGAGTAA
- a CDS encoding DASH family cryptochrome, with amino-acid sequence MQEKQEKTGLVWFRNNLRVNDNSSLKEATENHKKVIAVYFFDPKYYKVDEFGFQKTAKFRAKFLIETIEDLQKNLSDLNITLLTYFNAPEDKIHTICDEFSIDTIYTQKEWTKEEIDTNDLVKNTLSDNIPFVEDYDQFLYHPETVSNDFSNTPNVFTQFRKKIEKTVEIQEISSISKLPDDNLVENSTEIVSLRDLGFDDFEENKKSAFPFSGGENSALERLYNYFFETKKVAFYKKTRNGLIGTDYSTKFSAWLANGSISAKTIYWKIKEFEAEFGANQSTYWVIFELIWRDYFKYISLKYDSKIFKIGGILEKEYHWNSDSEIIQKWIHGETKDDFVNANMIELKETGWMSNRGRQNVASYFAKELLQDWRIGASYFESMLLDYDVHSNYGNWMYVAGVGNDPRDRKFNTKLQAERYDTNHKFRKLWLEKTLF; translated from the coding sequence ATGCAGGAGAAACAAGAAAAAACAGGTTTAGTTTGGTTTCGTAATAACTTACGAGTAAATGATAATAGCTCTTTAAAAGAAGCTACAGAAAATCATAAAAAAGTAATTGCTGTTTATTTTTTTGATCCTAAATATTATAAAGTTGATGAATTTGGTTTCCAAAAAACAGCAAAATTTAGAGCAAAATTTTTAATTGAAACGATTGAAGATTTACAAAAAAACCTTTCGGATTTAAACATTACACTCCTCACCTATTTTAATGCTCCAGAAGACAAAATTCATACAATTTGTGATGAGTTTTCTATTGATACAATTTACACTCAAAAAGAATGGACAAAAGAGGAAATTGATACCAATGACTTGGTTAAAAATACGCTTTCTGATAACATTCCTTTTGTGGAAGATTACGACCAATTTTTATATCATCCTGAAACTGTTTCTAATGATTTTTCTAACACCCCAAATGTATTTACGCAATTTAGAAAGAAGATAGAAAAGACAGTTGAAATACAAGAAATAAGCTCTATTTCTAAACTTCCTGATGATAATTTAGTTGAAAACAGTACAGAAATTGTAAGTTTAAGAGATTTAGGTTTTGATGATTTCGAAGAAAATAAAAAATCGGCTTTTCCTTTTTCTGGTGGAGAAAACTCAGCTTTAGAAAGATTATATAACTACTTTTTTGAAACTAAAAAAGTTGCTTTTTATAAGAAAACTAGAAATGGTTTGATTGGGACTGATTATAGTACAAAATTTTCTGCTTGGTTGGCAAATGGCAGTATTTCTGCAAAAACTATTTATTGGAAAATTAAAGAATTTGAAGCTGAATTTGGCGCAAATCAATCTACATATTGGGTGATTTTTGAATTAATTTGGAGAGATTATTTTAAATACATTTCCTTAAAATACGATTCCAAAATCTTTAAAATAGGCGGAATTTTAGAAAAAGAATATCATTGGAACTCCGATTCAGAAATTATTCAAAAATGGATACATGGAGAAACAAAAGATGATTTTGTTAACGCCAATATGATAGAATTAAAAGAAACTGGTTGGATGAGCAACAGAGGAAGACAAAATGTTGCCTCTTATTTTGCCAAAGAGTTATTGCAAGATTGGCGAATTGGAGCTTCTTATTTCGAATCGATGTTGTTAGATTACGATGTACACAGTAATTATGGTAATTGGATGTATGTTGCTGGCGTTGGAAATGATCCAAGAGACCGAAAATTCAACACAAAATTGCAAGCAGAACGTTATGATACGAATCATAAATTTAGAAAATTATGGTTAGAAAAAACATTATTTTAA
- a CDS encoding cryptochrome/deoxyribodipyrimidine photo-lyase family protein, protein MSNREEINVVWFKRDLRIQDNEAIYNALASKKRVLFLYVFEKSLQNDLHYSERHWNFIKQSLVDLNEDLKAFNSEILCVSSEVTTTFNQLLNSYKINTVFSHQETGLLLTYNRDKDFARFCRNNSINWIENKNNAILRGLLNREDWFEHWEEYMNSNQIKINLKTEKLVSSEEINDLKKGFTIVDLETPTSKIFQKGGTKTAWKYAKTFFETRHKQYMYNISKPALARESCSRLSPYISWGNVSIKQIFQQANEAKNDNNKRHLDAFTSRLRWQAHFIQKFEMEHTMENASLNKGFQKLKKSISEKYQEAWRNGQTGFPLVDASMRCLNETGYLNFRMRALLVSFFTHILWQPWQDASKHLSQMFLDFEPGIHFPQLQMSSGDTGLDTLRIYNPIKNSKEHDEDATFIKKWVPELANLPTAFIHEPYLMTSLDEQFNNFHLGTDYPKTIVDIKLTRKKATEILWKMKDDPDVVAESSRIFKKHTITTRDKML, encoded by the coding sequence ATGAGTAACAGAGAAGAAATAAATGTTGTTTGGTTTAAACGCGATTTAAGAATCCAAGATAATGAGGCGATTTACAATGCTTTGGCATCAAAAAAAAGAGTGTTGTTTTTGTATGTTTTTGAAAAATCGCTTCAAAATGATTTGCATTATAGCGAACGTCATTGGAACTTTATAAAACAATCTTTAGTCGATTTGAACGAAGATTTAAAAGCTTTTAACTCAGAAATTTTATGCGTCTCTTCCGAAGTTACAACGACTTTTAATCAGCTTTTAAATAGTTATAAAATAAACACTGTTTTTTCGCATCAAGAAACTGGCTTATTACTAACCTATAATCGAGATAAAGATTTTGCTCGTTTTTGTAGAAATAATTCAATTAATTGGATAGAAAATAAAAATAATGCCATTTTAAGAGGCTTATTAAATAGAGAAGATTGGTTTGAACACTGGGAAGAATATATGAATTCCAATCAGATTAAAATCAATTTAAAAACGGAAAAACTTGTTTCTTCTGAAGAAATTAACGACTTAAAAAAAGGGTTTACTATTGTTGATTTAGAAACTCCTACTTCAAAAATATTTCAAAAAGGAGGCACAAAAACAGCCTGGAAATACGCAAAAACCTTCTTTGAAACAAGGCATAAACAATATATGTACAATATTTCGAAACCAGCTTTGGCAAGAGAAAGTTGTAGTCGATTATCGCCTTATATTTCTTGGGGAAATGTTTCTATCAAACAAATTTTTCAGCAAGCAAATGAAGCGAAGAATGACAATAATAAAAGACATTTAGATGCTTTTACTTCACGTTTAAGATGGCAGGCTCATTTTATTCAAAAATTTGAAATGGAACATACCATGGAAAATGCAAGTTTGAATAAAGGTTTTCAAAAATTGAAGAAAAGCATTTCAGAAAAGTACCAAGAAGCTTGGAGAAATGGGCAAACTGGTTTCCCTCTAGTCGATGCAAGTATGCGTTGTTTAAATGAAACCGGTTATTTAAACTTTAGAATGCGAGCATTATTGGTTTCATTTTTCACTCATATTTTGTGGCAACCTTGGCAAGATGCAAGCAAACATTTATCACAAATGTTTTTAGATTTCGAACCTGGCATTCACTTTCCTCAATTACAGATGAGTTCTGGCGATACTGGTTTAGACACGCTTCGCATTTATAACCCCATTAAGAACAGCAAAGAGCATGATGAAGATGCAACTTTTATAAAAAAATGGGTTCCAGAACTAGCAAATTTACCCACAGCATTTATTCATGAACCTTATTTAATGACTTCTTTAGATGAGCAATTTAATAATTTCCATTTAGGAACAGATTATCCTAAAACGATTGTAGACATTAAATTAACTCGTAAAAAAGCAACAGAAATTCTCTGGAAAATGAAAGACGACCCAGATGTTGTTGCAGAAAGCAGTAGAATTTTTAAAAAACATACCATTACAACCAGAGATAAAATGCTGTAG
- a CDS encoding SDR family oxidoreductase — MKILVTGATGYIGKRLIPLLLNDGHTVVCPVRDFKRAENYFKEKENVILVEADFLNADSLDNIPKDIDIAYYLIHSMSNSAKEFHALEEKCAFNFKKFAETTTLKQAIYLSGITNDTKLSKHLLSRKNVENALASEKYALTTFKAGIIVGSGSSSFEIIRDLVEKLPAMIAPKWLNTKTQPLAIRDVLSFLHNALDRKELYNTSYDIFGPEILTYKEMLLQFAKVRKLKRTIITVPIMTPKLSSYWLYFVTSTSYKLASTLVNSMGVEVIGNKSDINKILDVNPMSYKEAVKLAFKKIEQNSIVSSWKDSYVSSGKLKNYVHEFINVPEYGCFKDFKKRKVKDKERTLNRIWAIGGETGWYYGTFLWKIRGFVDQIFGGAGLRRGRRHPTQLNAGDALDFWRVIFADKEKGKLLLYAEMVLPGEAWLEFKIEDGILYQTATFRPHGLAGRLYWYAVMPFHWFVFNGMINNINK; from the coding sequence ATGAAAATTCTCGTTACAGGAGCAACTGGCTATATTGGAAAACGATTAATTCCGTTATTATTAAATGACGGTCATACTGTAGTTTGTCCTGTTAGAGATTTTAAAAGAGCAGAAAATTACTTTAAAGAAAAAGAAAATGTAATTCTTGTTGAAGCAGATTTTTTAAATGCAGATAGTTTAGATAACATTCCTAAAGATATTGATATTGCTTATTATTTAATTCATTCTATGTCTAATTCTGCAAAAGAATTTCATGCTTTGGAAGAAAAATGCGCTTTTAACTTCAAAAAATTTGCAGAAACAACAACCTTAAAACAAGCCATTTATTTAAGTGGAATTACAAACGACACAAAACTGTCTAAACATTTATTATCAAGAAAAAATGTTGAAAACGCTTTAGCTTCAGAAAAATACGCATTAACCACTTTTAAAGCAGGAATAATCGTGGGTTCAGGAAGCTCATCTTTTGAAATTATTAGAGATTTGGTAGAGAAATTACCAGCAATGATTGCCCCAAAATGGCTAAATACAAAAACACAACCTTTAGCAATTAGAGATGTTTTATCATTTTTACACAATGCTTTGGACAGAAAAGAATTATACAACACTTCTTACGATATTTTTGGCCCAGAAATACTCACGTATAAAGAAATGTTATTGCAATTCGCTAAAGTTAGGAAATTAAAAAGAACCATTATTACAGTTCCTATAATGACACCCAAATTATCTTCCTACTGGTTATATTTTGTTACGTCAACTTCTTATAAACTGGCGAGTACTTTAGTAAACTCAATGGGTGTAGAAGTTATTGGAAATAAAAGTGACATTAATAAGATTTTGGATGTAAATCCTATGTCATACAAAGAAGCTGTAAAATTAGCTTTCAAAAAAATTGAACAAAATAGTATTGTTTCCAGCTGGAAAGATTCTTATGTAAGCAGTGGAAAATTAAAAAACTATGTTCATGAGTTTATAAATGTTCCTGAATATGGTTGCTTTAAAGATTTTAAGAAACGTAAAGTAAAAGACAAAGAAAGAACATTAAACAGAATTTGGGCAATTGGAGGAGAAACTGGTTGGTATTATGGAACTTTCTTGTGGAAAATACGTGGTTTTGTAGATCAGATTTTTGGTGGAGCAGGTTTGCGAAGAGGAAGAAGACACCCAACACAATTAAATGCTGGAGATGCTTTAGATTTTTGGCGAGTTATTTTTGCAGATAAAGAAAAAGGGAAACTCCTACTCTATGCAGAAATGGTTTTACCTGGTGAAGCTTGGTTAGAGTTTAAAATTGAAGATGGTATTTTATACCAAACTGCTACTTTTAGACCTCATGGATTGGCTGGAAGATTGTATTGGTATGCTGTGATGCCTTTTCATTGGTTCGTTTTCAACGGAATGATAAATAACATTAACAAGTAA
- a CDS encoding formylglycine-generating enzyme family protein, producing the protein MYSKSNYSILLFLSAFILIIGCKKEKASKGEVAVEKSVDISEIETPEGMVWVASKTFLMGAKEGDKYAMMREKPAHKVHVDGFFIDVNEVTNQEFRKFVEATNYITTAEKPIDWDEIKKDLPAETQKPADSILQPGSLIFNKKAQGVVSMNNYQQWWTWKIGANWKQPEGPGSSIEGKDNYPVVHVSYFDALEYCKWANRRLPTEAEWEAAAQGNNSDDIFVWGNNFDDLDANANTWQGQFPIKNESKDGFEYISPIKSYPANSIGIYDMAGNVWEMTTDLFNVNYYQSLNPNEVLNNPKGADKSYTPSNPYQLERVMKGGSFLCHASYCASFRISAKMGMEPSSSSDHIGFRTVATPEILAK; encoded by the coding sequence ATGTACTCTAAATCAAATTACTCAATACTTCTTTTTTTATCAGCTTTTATACTAATAATTGGTTGTAAAAAAGAGAAGGCTTCAAAAGGTGAAGTTGCAGTTGAAAAATCAGTAGATATTTCAGAAATTGAAACCCCAGAAGGCATGGTTTGGGTAGCTTCTAAAACTTTTTTAATGGGGGCGAAAGAAGGTGATAAATATGCAATGATGAGAGAAAAACCAGCTCATAAAGTTCATGTAGATGGTTTTTTTATTGATGTGAATGAAGTTACAAATCAAGAATTCAGAAAATTTGTAGAAGCAACAAATTATATTACAACAGCAGAAAAACCAATTGATTGGGACGAAATTAAAAAAGATTTACCAGCAGAAACTCAAAAACCAGCTGATTCTATTTTACAACCAGGAAGTTTAATTTTCAATAAAAAAGCACAAGGTGTGGTTTCTATGAATAACTATCAGCAATGGTGGACTTGGAAGATTGGTGCAAATTGGAAACAGCCAGAAGGCCCTGGAAGTTCTATTGAAGGCAAAGATAATTATCCTGTGGTTCATGTAAGTTATTTCGATGCTTTGGAATATTGTAAATGGGCAAACAGAAGATTGCCAACAGAAGCAGAATGGGAAGCTGCAGCGCAAGGTAATAACTCTGACGATATTTTTGTTTGGGGAAATAATTTTGATGATTTAGATGCAAATGCAAATACTTGGCAAGGTCAATTTCCTATAAAAAATGAATCTAAAGATGGTTTCGAATATATTTCACCTATAAAATCTTATCCAGCGAATAGTATTGGAATTTATGATATGGCTGGTAATGTTTGGGAAATGACAACAGATTTATTTAATGTAAATTATTATCAATCTCTAAACCCAAATGAAGTTTTAAATAACCCTAAAGGAGCAGATAAATCTTATACACCTTCAAATCCATATCAGTTAGAAAGAGTTATGAAGGGTGGGTCTTTTTTATGCCATGCATCTTATTGTGCTAGTTTTAGAATTTCTGCAAAAATGGGAATGGAACCAAGTTCTAGTTCAGATCATATTGGTTTTAGAACAGTGGCAACTCCAGAAATATTAGCTAAATAA
- a CDS encoding TIGR03643 family protein, whose translation MVLDGIAIDRIIEMAWEDRTTFEAINFQFGLKEQEVIDLMRREMKPKSFKMWRERVQGRKTKHEKLRTFEKGRFKCSRQKSISNNSIAKR comes from the coding sequence ATGGTTTTAGATGGTATAGCAATTGATAGAATAATAGAGATGGCTTGGGAAGACAGAACAACTTTCGAAGCAATTAATTTTCAATTCGGATTAAAAGAACAAGAAGTTATCGATTTAATGCGAAGAGAAATGAAGCCGAAAAGCTTTAAAATGTGGCGAGAAAGAGTTCAAGGAAGGAAAACGAAACACGAGAAATTAAGAACTTTCGAAAAAGGAAGATTTAAGTGTTCGAGGCAAAAATCAATATCAAACAACTCTATAGCAAAAAGATAA
- a CDS encoding flavin reductase family protein, which yields MAFFNRKDIDELGKIYKINLINSCSGFKSANLLGSVSTKGKPNVAVFSSVTHLGSNPPTLGFILRPTTVPRNTHKNIKDTGVFTINHIFEDIIEDAHHTSAKYPEEISEFDMTNLEEEYKGSFKAPFVKNSPVQMSMKFVEEIYVPSNDVMLVVAQIEELYINDKLLEKDGLINLSKGNVATINGLDTYAIPKFKKQLSYQRPKKQQ from the coding sequence ATGGCATTTTTTAACAGAAAAGACATAGATGAATTAGGCAAAATCTATAAAATAAATTTAATAAATAGTTGCTCTGGCTTTAAATCTGCAAATCTTTTAGGTTCTGTTTCTACAAAAGGAAAACCGAATGTTGCTGTTTTTAGCTCTGTAACACATTTAGGCTCAAACCCACCAACTTTGGGCTTTATTTTAAGACCAACAACAGTTCCAAGAAATACTCATAAGAATATAAAAGATACTGGCGTTTTTACCATCAATCATATTTTTGAAGATATTATAGAAGATGCTCATCATACTTCAGCAAAATATCCCGAAGAAATATCTGAATTTGATATGACAAATTTGGAAGAAGAATACAAAGGGAGTTTTAAGGCGCCTTTCGTAAAAAATAGCCCAGTTCAAATGAGTATGAAATTTGTTGAAGAAATTTACGTACCTTCTAACGATGTAATGTTAGTGGTTGCCCAAATTGAAGAATTATATATTAATGACAAACTTTTAGAAAAAGACGGACTCATAAATTTATCAAAAGGAAATGTAGCAACCATAAATGGTTTAGATACATATGCGATTCCTAAATTCAAAAAACAATTGTCTTACCAAAGACCAAAAAAACAACAATAA
- a CDS encoding DUF2256 domain-containing protein, with amino-acid sequence MKKKHLPEKICLVCEKPFTWRKKWEKNWEDVKYCSEKCRRNKKKQV; translated from the coding sequence TTGAAAAAAAAGCATCTTCCTGAAAAAATATGTTTGGTCTGTGAAAAACCATTCACTTGGCGAAAAAAATGGGAAAAGAATTGGGAAGACGTAAAATATTGTAGCGAAAAATGCAGGAGAAACAAGAAAAAACAGGTTTAG